The following proteins come from a genomic window of Pseudomonas sp. J452:
- a CDS encoding M18 family aminopeptidase, with translation MRKELNQGLIDFLKASPTPFHATRSLAQRLQAAGYRALDEREPWHTEAGGRYYVTRNDSSLIAFKLGKRSALEGGLRLVGAHTDSPCLRVKPQPELQRQGFFQLGVEVYGGALLAPWFDRDLSLAGRVTFREGGKVQSQLIDFELPIATIPNLAIHLNREANQGWPINQQNELPPILAQIAGEEPADFRALLADRLASEHGLSADAVLDYELSFYDTQSAAVIGLNQDFIAGARLDNLLSCYAGLQALLAAEGDETCVLVCTDHEEIGSCSACGADGPFLEQVLRRVLPEGDGFVRSIQKSLLVSADNAHGVHPNYADKHDANHGPKLNAGPVIKVNSNQRYATNSETAGFFRHLCLAEEVPVQSFVVRSDMGCGSTIGPITASQLGVRTVDIGLPTFAMHSIRELAGSHDLAHLVKVLAAFYASPELA, from the coding sequence ATGCGCAAAGAACTGAACCAGGGCCTGATCGACTTTCTCAAGGCCTCGCCCACCCCCTTCCATGCCACCCGTAGCTTGGCCCAGCGCCTGCAAGCCGCCGGTTACCGAGCCCTGGACGAGCGCGAGCCCTGGCACACCGAAGCCGGTGGACGCTACTACGTGACCCGCAACGATTCCTCGCTCATCGCCTTCAAGCTGGGCAAGCGCAGCGCCCTGGAAGGCGGCCTGCGCCTGGTCGGCGCGCATACCGACAGCCCCTGCCTGCGCGTCAAGCCGCAGCCGGAACTGCAGCGCCAGGGCTTCTTCCAGCTCGGCGTGGAAGTCTACGGCGGCGCCCTGCTCGCCCCCTGGTTCGACCGCGACCTGTCACTGGCCGGTCGGGTGACCTTCCGCGAAGGCGGCAAGGTGCAGAGCCAACTGATCGATTTCGAGTTGCCGATCGCCACCATTCCCAACCTGGCCATCCACCTCAACCGCGAAGCCAACCAGGGCTGGCCGATCAACCAGCAGAACGAACTGCCGCCGATCCTGGCGCAGATCGCCGGCGAAGAGCCGGCCGACTTCCGTGCCCTGCTCGCCGATCGCCTGGCCAGCGAGCACGGCCTCAGCGCCGATGCGGTGCTCGACTACGAACTGAGCTTCTACGACACCCAGAGCGCCGCGGTAATCGGCCTCAACCAGGACTTCATCGCCGGCGCCCGCCTGGACAACCTGCTGTCCTGCTACGCCGGCCTGCAGGCCCTGCTCGCCGCCGAAGGCGACGAGACCTGCGTGCTGGTGTGCACCGACCACGAGGAGATCGGCTCCTGCTCGGCCTGCGGCGCCGACGGCCCGTTCCTTGAACAGGTGCTGCGCCGCGTGCTGCCGGAAGGCGATGGCTTCGTGCGCAGCATCCAGAAGTCCCTGCTGGTGTCGGCCGACAACGCCCACGGTGTGCACCCCAACTACGCCGACAAGCACGACGCCAACCACGGCCCCAAGCTCAACGCCGGCCCGGTGATCAAGGTCAACAGCAACCAGCGCTACGCCACCAACAGCGAGACCGCCGGTTTCTTCCGCCATCTGTGCCTGGCCGAGGAAGTACCGGTGCAAAGCTTCGTGGTGCGCAGCGACATGGGCTGCGGTTCGACCATCGGCCCGATCACCGCCAGCCAGCTGGGCGTGCGCACCGTGGATATCGGCCTGCCGACCTTCGCCATGCACTCGATCCGCGAACTGGCCGGCAGCCACGACCTGGCCCACCTGGTGAAAGTGCTGGCAGCCTTCTACGCCAGCCCTGAATTGGCCTGA
- the minE gene encoding cell division topological specificity factor MinE — MNIFDFFRERKKETPASIAKERLSIIVAHERGQRSQPDYLPALQKELVEVIRKYVNIEQDQVQVALENQGSCSILELNITLPDR; from the coding sequence ATGAACATTTTCGACTTCTTTCGTGAACGCAAGAAGGAAACCCCTGCGTCGATTGCGAAAGAGCGTCTGTCGATCATCGTCGCCCACGAGCGCGGCCAGCGCAGCCAGCCGGACTACCTGCCGGCCCTGCAGAAAGAACTGGTCGAGGTGATCCGCAAGTACGTCAACATCGAGCAGGATCAGGTGCAGGTTGCGCTGGAAAACCAGGGCAGCTGCTCCATTCTGGAACTCAATATCACGCTCCCCGATCGTTGA
- a CDS encoding MotA/TolQ/ExbB proton channel family protein encodes MQLGSIGFSMARWQARVRLAALLVLVGLSGVTANAVLAQADAPAGMQQPGAVATPVPTTPATSAATPSLAGAVAETQPFGVREMFGQADWVVKSVMIFLAFCSLLTWAVLFEKLFVFARARRANNRFLEAFRKGELEHLSPVASNSAMARMWQVGQAELKHFGRKCNKDASADQINRLLQRISLTSSIVQERDLARLGSLMGVLATIGATAPFIGLFGTVWGILNSFANIATMKSSSLAIVAPGIAEALLATALGLFAAIPAVMIFNKFARDINGFVGALDNFSAEMIAAMSRKLDEVH; translated from the coding sequence ATGCAACTCGGTTCTATTGGTTTCTCGATGGCGCGCTGGCAGGCGCGAGTGCGTCTGGCGGCACTCTTGGTGCTTGTTGGCCTGAGCGGGGTAACCGCCAACGCTGTATTGGCCCAGGCCGATGCGCCCGCAGGCATGCAGCAGCCTGGCGCCGTTGCCACTCCCGTACCCACTACCCCGGCCACCTCCGCAGCAACGCCGAGCCTGGCTGGCGCCGTTGCCGAGACGCAACCCTTCGGCGTGCGCGAGATGTTCGGGCAAGCCGACTGGGTGGTTAAGTCGGTGATGATCTTCCTGGCCTTTTGCTCGTTGCTGACCTGGGCGGTGCTGTTCGAGAAGCTGTTTGTCTTCGCCCGTGCCCGGCGCGCCAACAATCGCTTTCTCGAGGCCTTCCGCAAGGGTGAGCTGGAGCACCTGAGTCCCGTGGCCAGCAACAGCGCCATGGCGCGTATGTGGCAGGTCGGCCAGGCCGAACTCAAACACTTCGGCCGCAAGTGCAACAAGGACGCCAGCGCCGATCAGATCAACCGCCTGTTGCAGCGTATCTCGCTGACTTCGAGCATCGTTCAGGAGCGCGATCTGGCGCGCTTGGGCAGCCTGATGGGGGTGCTGGCGACCATAGGCGCCACGGCACCCTTTATCGGCCTGTTCGGTACCGTTTGGGGCATCCTCAACAGCTTCGCCAATATCGCCACGATGAAATCCTCCAGTCTGGCGATTGTCGCGCCGGGTATCGCCGAGGCCTTGCTGGCCACTGCGCTGGGGCTGTTTGCGGCTATCCCCGCGGTGATGATCTTCAACAAGTTCGCCAGGGACATTAACGGCTTCGTCGGCGCCCTGGATAACTTCTCGGCGGAGATGATCGCGGCCATGTCGCGCAAGCTGGATGAGGTGCACTGA
- a CDS encoding ankyrin repeat domain-containing protein — MSVSLYSRMAALAALGAALVACTTPEPIAKPVAQPVQPQAVSLASFDCVDGLPVLHRQICASEALARLDKQVIEQYRSRLRGLDLPGALLLEANQRQWLLSRAGQCPLTDAAQAQDCLTALYRQRAADLANWPEARQTNPQDAHGLSAYAEFRLAESRDANLCESMKTALNQDLQRNGFPVPARLPGATALAGSHGPAASVELAGQRFSVELYDAGPYASYQLRARGLSRNGQRILDDSTLPRWVAELPNYGGRAHVSSSQTRDYGAIDIFRLGGRELVLVNETWGFYSPAARGESAYAGLYALDGLGLKPLCLYQAYLTPSRSSSVDGLPAFAALQAELTTLAGDPPAEVAQHERLDKAQSQKERLWTLLNMPLVGVEELQAFGREGAIRQRHDDSLNRLFDWSERNLDNKLFYRRLLPMLQPAHSELQQSFRDQGLDPAQASSAADLLLYESLARASEYLVMPAPVPDLPLPPHADYRPRYAVAPTPGELEQGRNFATLHSVLLNNAPAHVVNDFIAYESENLGEDRGLSLDGSPAAMAAVQNPQSLELLLRSDFDVNQSNAWGKTALMSAAQLNQAGSVRLLLGNGADVHSQTRSLPGAGVGGVERSEAMQSRQTALLVAARQADAQVLGALRDGGALREEWPGYAQQVCAALDTNPRLEGSAREQLRAPLCGTYSPAPKQALQQSVQLIERPAMSLFVRHFDMSPQVFGVEIRQMALNLGLTAVRRGKVKITGPLTLVFPDLAANGPQRVTFDLGLPVSAGAAVVSNHKVIRSEPSLVLSTDFDQQRNDVEGTWRLLADAAAAQGLTPSNQGYVVIHGNGNGNGSERTEYQLVVKR; from the coding sequence ATGTCGGTTTCCTTGTATTCGCGAATGGCCGCGCTGGCTGCCCTGGGCGCCGCGCTTGTGGCCTGTACCACGCCGGAGCCAATCGCCAAGCCCGTGGCGCAGCCGGTTCAGCCGCAGGCGGTGAGCCTGGCCAGTTTCGACTGTGTCGACGGATTGCCTGTGCTGCATCGGCAGATCTGCGCCAGCGAGGCGTTGGCTCGCCTGGACAAACAGGTGATTGAGCAGTACCGCAGCCGCCTGCGCGGCCTGGATCTGCCTGGCGCCTTGCTGCTGGAGGCCAATCAGCGCCAATGGCTGCTGAGCCGGGCGGGGCAATGCCCGCTGACCGATGCCGCCCAGGCGCAGGACTGTCTGACTGCCCTGTACCGCCAGCGCGCCGCCGACCTGGCCAACTGGCCCGAAGCCCGGCAGACGAATCCTCAAGATGCCCACGGCCTATCCGCCTACGCCGAATTCAGGTTGGCGGAGAGCCGCGATGCCAACCTGTGCGAGTCGATGAAAACGGCGCTGAATCAGGATTTGCAACGCAACGGCTTTCCCGTGCCGGCGCGCCTGCCGGGCGCCACGGCGCTAGCCGGCAGCCATGGCCCGGCCGCCAGCGTCGAGCTTGCCGGTCAGCGCTTCAGTGTCGAACTGTATGACGCCGGCCCCTACGCCAGCTATCAGCTGCGCGCGCGCGGGCTCAGCCGCAACGGCCAGCGGATCCTCGACGACAGCACTCTGCCGCGCTGGGTGGCGGAGCTACCCAACTATGGAGGGCGTGCCCATGTCTCCTCGTCGCAGACCCGCGACTACGGCGCTATCGATATCTTCCGCCTGGGTGGCCGGGAGCTGGTGCTGGTCAATGAAACCTGGGGCTTCTACTCGCCGGCGGCCCGCGGCGAATCGGCTTATGCAGGGCTCTATGCCCTGGACGGTTTGGGCCTGAAACCCTTGTGCCTGTACCAGGCCTACCTGACCCCGTCGCGCAGCAGTTCGGTGGACGGCTTGCCCGCGTTCGCGGCGTTGCAAGCCGAGCTGACCACCCTGGCCGGCGATCCGCCGGCCGAGGTGGCCCAGCATGAGCGCCTCGACAAAGCCCAGAGCCAGAAGGAAAGGCTATGGACGCTGCTCAATATGCCGCTGGTGGGCGTTGAGGAACTGCAGGCGTTTGGGCGCGAAGGGGCGATCCGTCAACGTCATGACGACAGCTTGAATCGGCTGTTCGACTGGTCGGAGCGCAACCTGGACAACAAGCTCTTCTACCGCCGCTTGCTGCCGATGCTACAACCGGCTCACAGCGAGCTGCAGCAGTCATTCAGAGACCAGGGCCTCGATCCAGCCCAGGCCAGCAGCGCCGCCGATCTGCTGCTGTATGAGAGTCTGGCCAGGGCCAGCGAGTACCTGGTCATGCCGGCCCCAGTCCCGGACCTTCCGCTGCCGCCGCATGCCGACTATCGCCCGCGCTATGCCGTCGCGCCGACGCCGGGTGAGCTGGAGCAGGGACGCAATTTCGCCACCTTGCACAGCGTATTGCTGAATAACGCGCCAGCCCATGTGGTGAATGACTTCATCGCCTACGAAAGCGAGAACCTCGGCGAGGATCGCGGGCTTAGTCTGGACGGCAGCCCGGCGGCCATGGCAGCGGTGCAGAATCCGCAGAGCCTCGAGCTGTTGTTGCGCAGCGATTTCGACGTCAATCAGAGCAATGCCTGGGGCAAAACCGCCTTGATGAGCGCAGCGCAGCTCAATCAGGCGGGCAGCGTGCGCCTGTTGCTCGGCAACGGCGCCGATGTGCACAGTCAGACCCGCTCGCTTCCCGGTGCGGGTGTCGGCGGCGTGGAGCGCAGCGAAGCCATGCAGTCGCGGCAAACCGCCTTGCTGGTTGCGGCCAGGCAGGCGGATGCGCAAGTGCTAGGTGCCTTGCGCGATGGCGGAGCCCTGCGTGAGGAGTGGCCGGGTTATGCGCAACAAGTCTGCGCGGCCCTCGACACTAATCCGCGGCTCGAGGGCAGCGCGCGCGAGCAACTCAGAGCGCCGCTATGCGGGACTTACAGCCCAGCGCCCAAGCAGGCGTTGCAGCAGTCCGTACAACTAATAGAACGTCCGGCCATGAGCCTGTTTGTCCGCCATTTCGATATGTCGCCGCAGGTCTTCGGCGTGGAGATTCGCCAGATGGCCCTCAATCTGGGTCTGACGGCGGTACGCCGCGGCAAGGTCAAAATCACCGGCCCCTTGACCCTGGTGTTCCCTGACCTTGCCGCGAACGGCCCACAGCGCGTGACGTTCGATCTGGGCTTGCCGGTGTCGGCCGGTGCGGCGGTGGTGAGCAACCACAAAGTGATTCGCAGCGAGCCGAGCCTGGTGTTGAGCACCGACTTCGATCAGCAGCGTAACGATGTCGAAGGCACCTGGCGCCTGTTGGCCGACGCTGCTGCTGCCCAGGGTTTGACCCCAAGCAACCAAGGCTATGTGGTAATCCACGGCAACGGCAACGGCAACGGCAGCGAGCGCACCGAGTATCAGTTGGTGGTAAAACGCTAA
- the minD gene encoding septum site-determining protein MinD: MAKILVVTSGKGGVGKTTTSAAIGTGLALRGHKTVIVDFDVGLRNLDLIMGCERRVVYDFVNVINGEATLTQALIKDKRLENLYVLAASQTRDKDALTKEGVGKVIEELSKNFEYVICDSPAGIETGAHLAMYFADEAIVVTNPEVSSVRDSDRMLGLLASKSRRAEQGLEPIKERLLLTRYNPERVTKGEMLGVEDVEEILAINLLGVIPESQAVLKASNQGVPVILDEESDAGQAYGDAVDRLLGKEVPHRFLDVQKKGIMQRLFGAR, encoded by the coding sequence GTGGCCAAGATCCTCGTAGTCACTTCCGGCAAGGGTGGCGTGGGTAAAACCACCACCAGCGCCGCCATCGGTACCGGCCTCGCCCTGCGCGGCCACAAAACCGTGATCGTCGACTTCGACGTCGGCCTGCGCAACCTCGACCTGATCATGGGTTGCGAGCGCCGTGTGGTGTACGACTTCGTCAACGTGATCAACGGCGAAGCGACCCTGACCCAGGCCCTGATCAAGGACAAACGCCTGGAAAACCTCTACGTACTGGCCGCTAGCCAGACCCGTGACAAGGACGCGCTGACCAAAGAAGGCGTCGGCAAGGTCATCGAGGAGCTGTCGAAGAACTTCGAATACGTCATCTGCGACTCGCCGGCTGGTATCGAAACCGGTGCCCACCTGGCCATGTACTTCGCCGACGAAGCCATTGTCGTGACCAACCCGGAAGTCTCCTCGGTACGCGACTCCGACCGCATGCTCGGCCTGCTGGCGAGCAAGTCGCGCCGCGCCGAACAGGGCCTGGAGCCGATCAAGGAGCGTCTGCTGCTGACCCGCTACAACCCGGAGCGCGTGACCAAGGGCGAAATGCTCGGCGTGGAAGACGTCGAGGAAATCCTCGCCATCAACCTGCTCGGCGTGATTCCGGAGTCCCAGGCCGTGCTGAAGGCCTCCAACCAGGGCGTACCGGTGATCCTCGACGAAGAGAGCGATGCCGGCCAGGCCTACGGCGATGCCGTCGACCGTCTGCTGGGCAAGGAAGTGCCCCATCGCTTCCTCGATGTGCAGAAGAAGGGAATCATGCAACGCCTGTTTGGAGCGCGCTAA
- the exbD gene encoding TonB system transport protein ExbD, whose amino-acid sequence MSIQFNSGPMVKRHNYQQNAEMNITPFVDVMLVLLIIFMVAAPLATVDVPVDLPSNAAAPTPPPTDPLYISVQADGLLFVQEQGVALAELAGVVRGATGNRLDTRLFLRGDQAVDYGTLMRVMNNLQKAGYSQISLVAAQELTP is encoded by the coding sequence ATGAGCATCCAGTTCAATTCCGGGCCCATGGTCAAACGCCACAACTATCAACAGAACGCCGAGATGAACATCACGCCCTTCGTCGATGTGATGCTGGTGCTGTTGATCATCTTTATGGTCGCCGCGCCGCTGGCCACCGTTGATGTGCCGGTGGATCTGCCGAGCAATGCCGCGGCGCCGACCCCGCCGCCGACCGATCCGCTGTATATCAGCGTGCAGGCCGATGGCCTGTTGTTCGTCCAGGAACAAGGCGTGGCGCTGGCCGAACTGGCTGGCGTGGTGCGCGGCGCCACCGGCAATCGGCTGGATACCCGTCTGTTTCTTCGCGGCGATCAGGCGGTGGATTACGGCACCCTGATGCGGGTGATGAATAACCTGCAAAAAGCCGGTTACAGCCAGATCAGCCTGGTGGCAGCGCAAGAGCTGACGCCCTGA
- the minC gene encoding septum site-determining protein MinC, whose translation MSQADLLDQDPVFQLKGSMLAITILELAHNDLERLDRQLADKVAQAPNFFQNIPLVLALDKLPEGEGSLDLVKLMELCRTHGLRTLAIRANREDDIAAANALDLPVLPPSGAREKLVEPVETRKKPEKPAEPPLKPSKIVTTPVRGGQQIYAQGGDLVVLAPVSAGAELLADGNIHVYGPMRGRALAGVKGNAEARIFCQQMGAEMLSVAGQYKTAEDLRRDPLWGQSVQVSLSGDVLNITRL comes from the coding sequence ATGAGCCAAGCCGACCTCCTCGACCAAGACCCCGTGTTCCAGCTCAAGGGCAGCATGCTCGCCATCACCATTCTGGAACTGGCGCACAACGACCTGGAACGCCTGGACCGCCAGTTGGCCGACAAAGTCGCCCAGGCCCCCAATTTCTTCCAGAACATCCCCCTGGTGCTGGCCCTGGACAAGCTGCCGGAGGGCGAAGGCAGCCTCGATCTGGTCAAGCTGATGGAGCTGTGCCGCACCCACGGCCTGCGCACCCTGGCGATTCGCGCCAACCGCGAGGACGACATCGCCGCCGCCAATGCCCTGGATCTGCCGGTACTGCCGCCGTCCGGTGCACGCGAGAAGCTGGTCGAACCGGTGGAAACCCGCAAAAAGCCGGAAAAACCCGCCGAACCGCCGCTCAAACCGAGCAAGATCGTCACCACCCCGGTGCGTGGTGGCCAGCAGATCTATGCCCAGGGCGGTGACCTGGTCGTGCTGGCACCGGTCAGTGCCGGGGCGGAACTTCTCGCCGACGGCAATATCCATGTTTACGGTCCGATGCGCGGTCGTGCCCTGGCCGGGGTCAAAGGCAATGCCGAGGCACGGATTTTCTGCCAGCAGATGGGCGCCGAAATGCTCTCCGTGGCCGGCCAGTACAAGACGGCCGAGGATCTGCGCCGTGATCCGTTGTGGGGGCAGTCGGTACAGGTCAGCCTGTCGGGTGACGTGTTGAACATCACCCGCCTTTAA
- a CDS encoding RluA family pseudouridine synthase — MPLSNVEILHQDAALLVINKPTLLLSVPGRAEDNRDCLVTRLQENGYPEARIVHRLDWETSGIIVLARDADSHRELSRQFHDRETEKAYTALCWGQPELDSGSIDLPLRYDPPTKPRHVVDHEQGKHALTYWRMLERCGDWTRVELTPITGRSHQLRVHMLSIGHPLLGDGLYAHEQALAAWPRLCLHASMLSLTHPQTGERMRFECPAPF, encoded by the coding sequence ATGCCGCTGTCGAATGTCGAAATCCTCCACCAGGACGCTGCCCTGCTGGTGATCAACAAGCCCACCCTGCTGCTCTCGGTGCCCGGCCGTGCCGAGGACAACCGCGACTGCCTGGTGACCCGCCTGCAGGAAAACGGCTACCCGGAAGCGCGCATCGTCCACCGCCTGGACTGGGAAACCTCGGGCATCATCGTCCTGGCCCGCGACGCCGACAGCCACCGCGAGCTGTCCCGCCAGTTCCACGACCGCGAAACCGAGAAGGCCTATACCGCCCTGTGTTGGGGCCAGCCGGAACTGGACAGCGGCAGCATCGACCTGCCACTGCGCTACGACCCGCCAACCAAGCCGCGCCATGTGGTCGACCACGAACAGGGCAAACACGCGCTGACCTACTGGCGCATGCTGGAGCGCTGCGGTGACTGGACCCGCGTCGAGCTGACACCAATCACCGGCCGCTCGCACCAGCTGCGCGTGCATATGTTGTCGATCGGCCACCCGCTGCTGGGCGACGGCCTGTACGCCCACGAACAGGCCCTGGCCGCCTGGCCACGCCTGTGCCTGCACGCCAGCATGCTCAGCCTGACCCACCCGCAGACCGGCGAGCGTATGCGCTTCGAGTGCCCGGCACCGTTCTGA
- a CDS encoding TonB C-terminal domain-containing protein: protein MAGPRIEVHWPIRLLVILVSLALHGALLVWLLSADLRQPLPEQPQAIAVQMVELPVPVPEPEPEPEPEPPEPEPIPEPEPAPPPPVKAPVVKKTAPPPRAPSKSAGPPVHAFGANNDWAAPPTPAPSASRSRQVPSDYADTVKNRVIANLKRPEGAVYKPPPGYKGDPADLKRKCLISYEITLDSSGKMLSYEIDPCGDPLLDAAAEQAVLKAGPFPPPPNQGAARYTVYGTAIFIK, encoded by the coding sequence ATGGCTGGCCCCAGGATCGAAGTTCACTGGCCGATCCGCCTGCTGGTTATTCTGGTTTCCCTGGCACTGCACGGCGCGTTGCTGGTCTGGTTGTTAAGCGCTGATCTGCGTCAGCCGCTGCCTGAGCAGCCGCAAGCGATTGCCGTGCAGATGGTTGAGCTGCCTGTGCCAGTGCCGGAACCAGAGCCGGAGCCCGAACCAGAACCGCCTGAACCCGAACCCATTCCTGAACCGGAGCCTGCGCCGCCGCCCCCGGTGAAAGCGCCCGTGGTGAAAAAAACTGCACCGCCACCGCGCGCGCCAAGCAAGTCCGCCGGCCCACCGGTGCATGCGTTTGGTGCCAATAACGATTGGGCCGCGCCACCCACTCCAGCGCCAAGCGCCAGCCGTAGCCGGCAAGTCCCGTCGGACTATGCCGACACGGTGAAGAATCGGGTGATCGCCAATCTCAAACGTCCAGAAGGCGCGGTTTACAAGCCGCCACCCGGCTACAAGGGCGATCCCGCCGATCTCAAGAGGAAGTGTCTTATCTCTTATGAGATCACCCTGGATAGCAGCGGCAAGATGCTCTCCTACGAGATCGACCCCTGCGGCGACCCCCTATTGGATGCAGCTGCCGAGCAGGCCGTGCTCAAGGCGGGGCCATTTCCGCCGCCGCCCAACCAGGGTGCTGCGCGCTACACCGTGTACGGCACGGCAATCTTCATCAAATGA
- a CDS encoding lipid A biosynthesis lauroyl acyltransferase — protein MDRPHFRAYFLHPRFWLLWLGLGLLWLVSLLPYRVLMLLGRGLGALMYRLAGSRRKIAACNLELCFPELSAAEREHLLRENFASTGMTFFEMAISWWWPAARLRRLGTIEGIEHIRQAETEGQGVILMALHFTTLEMGGGLLGMAQGMYGMYRPHKNPLFDFVQRSGREQRLLGVIGRDDVRGMLKLLRAGGVVWYAPDQDYGAQRSIFVPLFGVPAATVTATSKFARLGKARVIPFTQERLADGSGYRVVVHPPLADFPGESEEADCLRINQWIEQAIRRHPEQYLWAHRRFKTRPPGEPKLYKKRRR, from the coding sequence ATGGATCGCCCGCATTTTCGTGCCTATTTTCTGCATCCGCGCTTTTGGCTGCTGTGGCTGGGCCTGGGCCTGCTCTGGCTGGTCTCGCTGTTGCCTTACCGGGTGCTGATGCTGCTGGGCCGTGGTCTGGGCGCCCTGATGTACCGCCTGGCCGGCTCGCGGCGCAAGATTGCTGCTTGCAACCTGGAATTGTGCTTCCCCGAGCTGTCCGCCGCCGAGCGTGAGCACCTGTTGCGGGAGAACTTTGCCTCCACCGGCATGACCTTCTTCGAGATGGCGATCAGTTGGTGGTGGCCGGCGGCGCGCCTGCGTCGGTTGGGCACTATCGAGGGCATCGAACACATCCGCCAGGCCGAGACGGAAGGGCAGGGCGTGATTCTCATGGCCCTGCACTTCACCACCCTGGAAATGGGCGGCGGCCTGCTCGGCATGGCCCAGGGCATGTACGGCATGTACCGTCCGCACAAGAATCCGCTGTTCGACTTTGTCCAGCGCAGCGGGCGCGAGCAGCGCCTGCTGGGGGTCATCGGCCGTGACGATGTGCGTGGCATGCTCAAGCTGCTGCGCGCCGGCGGGGTGGTCTGGTATGCGCCGGATCAGGACTACGGCGCCCAGCGCAGCATCTTCGTACCGCTGTTTGGCGTACCGGCGGCCACGGTGACGGCCACCAGCAAGTTCGCCCGTCTGGGCAAGGCGCGGGTGATCCCCTTTACCCAGGAGCGCCTGGCCGATGGCTCTGGATACCGGGTGGTCGTGCATCCGCCGCTGGCCGATTTCCCCGGTGAGAGCGAGGAGGCCGACTGCCTGCGCATCAACCAGTGGATCGAGCAGGCCATTCGCCGGCACCCGGAGCAGTATCTGTGGGCCCACCGGCGCTTCAAGACCCGTCCGCCGGGCGAGCCCAAGCTGTACAAAAAGCGCCGTCGATAG
- a CDS encoding patatin-like phospholipase family protein, which translates to MNQAVHSDTPLTGLILSGGGARAAYQVGVLSAIADLLPNAAHNPFPVIVGTSAGAINAVGLACGALHFTEAIRRLTQVWQNFHSDQVYRTDWPGVLRQASRFIGHSLLGIGGDVPVALLDSSPLRAMLERELDFSGIAAAVRMRQLRAVAVTAFGYESGQAVTFYQGRAAIDPWFRHRRVGVPTRLSLDHLLASASIPLIFPPVKVNREYFGDGAVRQSAPISPALHLGATRVLVVGVSGNPLGRGANQLVPRPQTGKPPTLAQISGHMLNSTFIDSLEGDIELLERLNHMSRLVPSGLHPRGLGLKPVEVLVIAPSQPLDQIAARHRHELAKSMRFFLRGSGATKASGAGVLSYLLFEPGYCNELIELGYQDAMAQKEALASFLGLAVAVPAASMADVLPVPSPR; encoded by the coding sequence ATGAATCAGGCCGTACATTCCGACACCCCGCTGACAGGGCTGATTCTTTCCGGTGGCGGGGCACGGGCGGCTTATCAGGTGGGCGTGCTCAGCGCGATTGCCGACCTGCTGCCGAATGCGGCGCACAATCCTTTCCCGGTCATCGTCGGCACCTCGGCCGGGGCGATCAACGCGGTCGGCCTGGCCTGCGGGGCGCTGCACTTCACCGAGGCGATCCGCCGCCTGACCCAGGTCTGGCAGAACTTCCACTCCGATCAGGTTTACCGTACCGATTGGCCCGGCGTGTTGCGCCAGGCCAGTCGCTTTATCGGCCACAGTCTGCTGGGCATCGGCGGCGATGTGCCGGTGGCGCTGCTCGACAGCTCGCCGCTGCGCGCCATGCTCGAACGTGAACTGGATTTTTCCGGGATCGCCGCCGCGGTGCGCATGCGTCAGCTGCGTGCGGTGGCGGTGACCGCCTTTGGTTACGAGAGTGGCCAGGCGGTGACCTTCTACCAGGGCCGTGCCGCCATCGATCCCTGGTTCCGCCACCGTCGGGTGGGCGTGCCGACCCGCCTGAGCCTCGATCATCTGCTGGCCAGCGCCTCGATTCCGCTGATCTTCCCGCCGGTGAAGGTCAATCGCGAGTATTTCGGCGATGGTGCGGTGCGCCAGTCGGCGCCGATCAGTCCGGCCCTGCACCTGGGGGCCACGCGCGTACTGGTGGTCGGGGTCAGCGGCAATCCGCTGGGGCGTGGGGCCAACCAGCTGGTGCCGCGGCCGCAGACTGGCAAGCCACCGACCCTGGCACAGATCAGCGGGCATATGCTCAACAGCACCTTTATCGACAGCCTGGAAGGCGATATCGAACTGCTCGAACGACTCAACCACATGAGTCGCCTGGTGCCTTCCGGCCTGCATCCGCGCGGGCTGGGCCTGAAACCGGTGGAGGTGCTGGTGATCGCGCCGAGCCAGCCGCTGGACCAGATTGCTGCCCGCCACCGGCATGAGCTGGCCAAGTCGATGCGCTTCTTCCTGCGCGGTTCCGGGGCGACCAAGGCCAGCGGTGCCGGGGTACTTAGCTACCTGCTGTTCGAGCCCGGCTACTGCAACGAGCTGATCGAACTGGGCTACCAGGACGCCATGGCGCAGAAGGAGGCCCTGGCCAGCTTCCTCGGCCTGGCCGTGGCCGTGCCGGCAGCAAGCATGGCCGATGTGCTGCCGGTGCCGTCGCCGCGCTGA